In Coregonus clupeaformis isolate EN_2021a chromosome 5, ASM2061545v1, whole genome shotgun sequence, the sequence CAGTGTTTTATATGGAGGGTAAGCTTGGCAATCCTCAGGTCCATCATGGCATAAATGACTCCCTAAATAAGATTGTGCTGTTACAGACATGGTATGTTACCTTTGAGACTGAGCAACACCAGCGGTCTGGTGATTCTATCTACTCGGCCTTTTTGGCAGCTGTTACAGGAGATAAGTGCAAGGTCATCTCAATTTacccacagtctctctctctctctctttctctgttttctcAGAGGACCTGGATCGCCTGTTGGGGGAAAGACCAGAGAAGCTGAAATCTTTACCTTCTTACCACAACCAGATCCCACTGGCAATCTACAACCCTACCCCTTCCTCCTTCACATCCCAGCCTCGAGAGCCCAGTCGCCCTCTCCGATGTCCCCTCTACCCCCacgtcccccctccctccctgtcggTCAACCAGCACCCCCGCtacctgccccccaccaccccccacccaTTCTCCTTCTACTCCCCCTGCGGACAGCAGCCTCCATCGGGTATCCCCCCCAATGTGGGTACCCTGGGTTCCCCCCTGGCGGGGCAGACACCCCCCACATCTAGCGCCACCATACAGGCAGAGTATGACGTTGGGCCCAGGAGCATGCAGGAGCTACAACTAGATGGAGATGCTAATAACGATATCGACACGCTCAACCCCAGCTTGACTGACCTGCAGCTCCACGGtaaggttgagagagagagatagagaggccaagacagagacagagagagagagatagagattgagaggccaagagagagagagagattgagaggccaagacagagacagagacagagagaaagagagagagagcaagatatatatatatagagagagagagcgcaagagagagagagagagagagagagagagaaccatattCAGGAATTATTTTTATACAATCTACAACAAGATTTACaaccctgttctctctcctctcaggttaCTTGtgggaggagctgagagaggacagCCTGGCTCCAGATTCGCTGGTGGTAATCAGCCCCTCCccgtccccctcctcttcccagcCAACACACCTCCTCCTGGGGTCCAGTCTGAGGAGCACCGGTCCTGTCAACCAGACATCAGAGTTGATCTCCGTCGGGCTGGGGATGGaagatgaggaagatgaggacGAGATGGGAGGAGGATGTGGAGGTCCATCAAACCTCCTTATTAATGGACAGTACCACACAGCCTACCCAGGTGTGGAGAGCTTGGCTGGTTACCTCACTTCCATGGGGAACACCCCCATACCTCTGCTTTGAAGCCAAGGAATAGGGATCCCTTCGTGGAATAGCTCACAAAGACCTTCCCCCTGGACCTCCAGGACAACTCAAAACTGGAGTTGTGAAGGTCAAAACGTATCACAAAGGGCTCAGTTTGAAAGTGAATGTAGCAATGAAACAGTGACAATATTGTGCACATTTTGATCACAATCAAACGTCATGTTTTGCTTTGCTTTGAACATGCAGAGCACATTGACTCAATTTGTCTACAATGAGCCTGAATAGAATGTGTGAGTATGGGTTCAGGTTTTATCATAACCGtgttaaaaatatgtttttatggGTCAAAGTCAAGACTTGACATTCATGAGAATGAATGGATCCAAAAGCTCATGACACACCTGACTGTTCAGTGATTAGGAGTAGAGTGCAGTACCACCTAACTCCACACAAGATGGCAGCAGAGAGCTGTAGTGACCGGGACTTATTTATTGGAACGTTAGAGTTGTAGACAGAAATACAGCGCTGATGACATTTCTTCCTTATTCTACACGACAGAGAAGCAAATCtgttctacacaatacatttctatgtTGAACATTCTGTGAAGTCGCATTCTCCAGAATAAGCCCCCTGGTGTGATATGTTCCCACTATTGCAACTTGCATTTTATACAGTTTGTGGTGACAAGAGATGATTCAAGCCATCTGTTTTTTTTAGCTCAAAGCTAATGAAATTAATTACAAAATGTGTCTTAGCATAATTTCTGATACGAAACAGGGAACATACTCACTGTTTACTCAATTCATTTTCTTTCTAGAAATAGTTTTCAAAGCTTTCTAGCTAAATTACCACTGAAGATGGAAGTCAATATCAAGGCACAGCCAGACAACTATTCTCAGGCTTCCCCTGGTTCCTGCAGGCCCTATCTAATAATTTAGCTTCCATAATTAGGAAAATTGATAAGGTGACATCAGCTTACCAGTTACATTTTTCGAGAGTGTATTTTAGTCATAGCATGTGTGAAAAGGTCATTTTTCTTGTATGACTTAACTGAGTCATCTGCTTGAACTCATTCATTAATTTATATTCTAGTCTAGACAATTTGTTCTGTGTCTATCTATgcaattcctttgttctaatttcTGTCCATCACAGATCTATCCAGTAAttgtaaaaatgttttgtaaTAATTGTCTGTTCCCACATATTGTAGCTGGTGCCATCGTTTTACCATCTTTGTATCAAGTGAAAAAAGACCACAAGACGCATTTCAAGACTTCCCAAAAAAATCACATATTTATTTCTCAGAGTGGCATTTCAACTGTCCAAACTTTACATCATGTTTTGTTTTAATTTACAATAACCACATTTCTTTTAAATAAATATGCAGATATCTTGAGACTAAATAGTATGTGCTGGATATCAAAATGAATATCTGGTTTTGAGTTCCTATATGACTATCCTTCGCCTCCTTTTAACTCCTCAAAGTGgctatttaaaaaaatactttagaACATAAAACTATGAGTATGTGGAAATAAACACGACctgggttgcaaaattccagtaactttcctaATATTTCCAGGTTTTCTGGAAGTCCGGGTTGGAAGATTCCTAGAATCAGGCTGGAATAAGAAATCCAGGAATCCTCCAACCGGGACATCTGGAAAACCAGTGAATTTTGAGAAAGCTAGAATTGTACAACCCTAAATACGACACATTCACATGAAATGAGTACCTGTTCCATTTTATGATGTACTGTGCCCTAATGGCATTCAACTGGTTTCTACTGGAATGGTGATCGACAAAGAACCTCATCAAACGGTAGTACTATTCCTATCAGGGACAACGAGTCATTCAGAGCTAATGGTTATTTATTAGAAATTCAAGAAACTTTTTAGACTTTCTTTAAGAGTAAAAAAAAGTTGCAGAACCCTAGTAGAAATATATAGGTTCTGCTTGCTCGACAAGAATACATGTTTTGATGATGTCAGAGAATTGTATGTCTGTGTCACTTGGTCCTGCGACAGACAActggctggtctgtctgtctgtctctgttgttTAAATAGCTGAATGTCAATGAGTTAAGcagaccctctctctatctctctttctctctctctccatttcttcctgtctctccttattctctctttcccgctctctttttctctttagcAGACTGACTGAGCCCTTCAGAACACACTGACTAGACATTCAATCTCACTCATTGTTACTGGCCCTTATATACTGTCCTGGTTGTGCTTTTATTTAGTCTAGATCAGGCCACAGCAGATGTGTCCCATAGCGAAAGTCTGTGTGTGGTTATGTATGCTAGATTGTGTACACATCTACAACACTCTCTATCAGACACAGAAACACAAGTTGAGAGGTCATTGCAAGAGACTGGAGTAGGGGATTGCAATTGAGGCGATAACAAGCAATGGGGGAATTCTGATTGGAGAAATCAAGCTGCTAAGCGTACGAGAGGCTGTCCATCAGTCCTGTTGCTTGTGACCTGTCAGTCCGTCCATACGTCTCGCTGTTCGtcatctgtccgtccgtccgtccgtccgtctgtctgtctgtctgtccgtggtCCCATGGTGAGTTGGAGTTGGGGAGGGTCTCGGTGTCTAGGGGGGTCCTGTGCTCCTATGGACTCCCACTGTAGGAGTAGTCTGCCTTGTTGTGCATCACCAGCTTGTTGTCCACAAAGTAGAAGCTGTCGGACTGCGTTTTGTATGGGTGTAGGATCATCTCACGCACTGAGGAAGAAGACAGAGGAAGGacatatcagtgtgtgtgtgtgtgtgtgtgtgtgtgtgtgtgtgtgtgtgtgtgtgtttgcgtgagtgtgtgtgttttagtgaatgtgtgtatgtgtgtttgtgttggactGTGTCTTATGGGTACAGGAAGTGCGTGAATGCATGAGTGCTATGTCTGCGTCTCTGTTTCTATGTGTATCTATACTCACTGATGTCCTCTGACAGAGGGGGGAACTCGTAGATGTGTTCGCAGGTGTTCTTGCTGCTGGGCATACAGAAACCAAACTCAAAATCAAAGCTTTTGAGGAGCTGCTCTCTGAAGTAGTGCCTCTCAATCATCCTGAAGTTGTTGATGGGCATGTCTCCCACTGTGAACTCCACACTGTGtcagagaggacagggggacagagagatcCGATAAACTATTGgaaacacacttacacacatcATTTGTTTGTTATAGTTTGCTGCAGAAGGGAAGTATAATTACGTTTCCTAATTTGCCCCCTCTaccgtagccctttcctgcagtccaATGAAACAGTGGCCTCattggtggaatgttattcatatgtttcataatttcataattaataaatatataattttttttacagccgaaaatctggtgtttctatgtcaaacggttttgttatatttcagtcttctgtgatgtatataaagtgtaatattggaatgcaaactccaaacatttcaactctatatctgacatggtacagctgtctt encodes:
- the LOC121566566 gene encoding forkhead box protein N1-like, yielding MRVCTCASVCSLQFSSGVYSTSGQSKSCQYSLQCLSTPTHQDSSMQSLFPKPIYSYSILIFMALRNSKTGSLPVSEIYGFMTEHFPYFKTAPDGWKNSVRHNLSLNKCFEKVENKIGNSSRKGCLWALNPAKIEKMQEELHKWSRKDPLTVRKSMARPEDLDRLLGERPEKLKSLPSYHNQIPLAIYNPTPSSFTSQPREPSRPLRCPLYPHVPPPSLSVNQHPRYLPPTTPHPFSFYSPCGQQPPSGIPPNVGTLGSPLAGQTPPTSSATIQAEYDVGPRSMQELQLDGDANNDIDTLNPSLTDLQLHGYLWEELREDSLAPDSLVVISPSPSPSSSQPTHLLLGSSLRSTGPVNQTSELISVGLGMEDEEDEDEMGGGCGGPSNLLINGQYHTAYPGVESLAGYLTSMGNTPIPLL